From the genome of Bubalus bubalis isolate 160015118507 breed Murrah chromosome 2, NDDB_SH_1, whole genome shotgun sequence, one region includes:
- the GCM1 gene encoding chorion-specific transcription factor GCMa, with product MEPENTDSADKELSWDINDMKLPQNVKKTDWFQEWPDAYEKHIYSSDDRNAQRHLSSWAMRNTNNHNSRILKKSCLGVVVCGRDCSVAEGRKVYLRPAICDKARQKQQRKRCPNCDGPLKLIPCRGHGGFPVTNFWRHDGRFIFFQSKGEHDHPKPETKLEAEARRAVKKTHSASSSVSSKLKQSPEIKPLPGETQSWENLTWSFQEAVQLPPGYSGHVIGYTPQQKAWNDGSSFPESYGLGGTSELANLTPTLGPPQLYDKWDLSHSRVSSSGDLLQPSISGVFSDYSDLQTWNKNVALGRSPLNDNSCPSYPFPLTSWPYDFSPSQSSSEPFHQPVPVEPPAVKSSYPPIWPNQGGELYEEKVPVDFNSYHPPTTCHSPQEDPLLLTHTSQPYHQYALPGKSNKWDFDEEMGCLGLDHCNNEMLLNLCPLR from the exons AACGTGAAAAAGACGGACTGGTTCCAGGAGTGGCCCGATGCCTACGAGAAACACATCTACAGCTCCGACGACAGGAACGCACAGCGCCACCTGAGCAGCTGGGCCATGCGCAACACCAACAACCACAACTCCCGCATCCTCAAGAAGTCCTGCCTGGGCGTGGTGGTGTGCGGCCGCGACTGCTCGGTCGCCGAGGGCCGCAAGGTCTACCTGAGGCCAGCCATCTGCGACAAGGCCCGGCAGAAGCAGCAGA GGAAACGCTGTCCCAACTGCGACGGGCCCCTGAAGCTCATTCCCTGCCGGGGCCACGGGGGCTTTCccgtcaccaacttctggagGCACGACGGACGCTTCATATTTTTCCAG TCAAAGGGAGAGCATGACCATCCAAAGCCAGAAACCAAATTGGAAGCCGAGGCCAGAAGAGCAGTGAAGAAAACACACTCGGCGTCTTCCTCAGTCTCCTCGAAGCTGAAacagagcccagagataaag CCTCTTCCAGGTGAAACACAGAGTTGGGAAAATTTAACTTGGTCTTTCCAGGAAGCTGTCCAACTGCCTCCTGGTTACAGCGGACATGTGATAGGTTACACTCCCCAGCAGAAGGCATGGAATGATGGCTCATCCTTCCCCGAGAGCTATGGTTTGGGGGGTACCTCTGAGCTGGCAAACCTCACTCCCACTCTGGGCCCCCCTCAGCTCTACGACAAATGGGATTTGTCCCACAGTCGGGTCTCCAGCAGTGGAGACCTGCTCCAGCCCTCCATCTCTGGAGTCTTCTCTGATTACAGTGATCTGCAGACATGGAATAAGAATGTGGCTTTGGGACGAAGTCCTCTGAATGACAACAGTTGTCCCAGTTACCCATTTCCTCTGACCAGCTGGCCCTATGACTTCTCCCCTTCCCAGAGCTCTTCAGAACCCTTCCACCAGCCGGTTCCAGTGGAACCACCAGCAGTCAAATCCAGCTATCCACCCATATGGCCAAATCAAGGGGGTGAACTTTATGAAGAGAAGGTGCCTGTGGATTTTAACAGCTACCACCCTCCCACCACATGCCATTCACCCCAGGAAGACCCCCTTCTCCTCACCCACACCTCTCAGCCTTATCATCAATATGCCCTGCCTGGCAAGAGCAACAAATGGGATTTTGATGAAGAAATGGGGTGCCTGGGTTTGGATCACTGCAACAATGAGATGCTTCTAAACCTCTGTCCTTTGAGATGA